In the genome of Drosophila pseudoobscura strain MV-25-SWS-2005 chromosome 3, UCI_Dpse_MV25, whole genome shotgun sequence, one region contains:
- the Lpin gene encoding phosphatidate phosphatase LPIN3 isoform X2: protein MNSLARVFSNFRDFYSEINAATLTGAIDVIVVEQKDGEFQCSPFHVRFGKMGVLRSREKVVDIEINGAPVDIQMKLGDAGEAFFVEECLEDDDDELPANLATSPIPLSFMNLREHGNDTMEDISGVTADKNASEELQIPLPLPRRNSIDFSKEEPKEAAADGNHFENQASDYTKRRHTDNTLERRNLSEKLKEFTTQKIRQEWAEHEELFQEKSEKKPAEAELEKDRQPEAGEEVEKEKEKEKEQPKADITVSSVAASEVAKDVSKSKTKKRRKKTQMKKNAQRKNSSSSSVGSAAGGDVTTTKEGVATVDNIDEGDATAPATAVAIIAANNSANSSSNDELPSASLLTAHTGIDSAKGDEPKAIANPTAKQRLDLDMYFFSDTEITGPSGGATNRPPSPFQSDSELETTIRARDQRQFDQTAANWNWGELPDQAKTESINEADAQQVDRQSMLSNVFSFMKKANRLRKEVGNEAGDIYLSDLNESMDPEMAALYFPSSKLKEGSTATILEEDRESGNGTSLPHSPSSLEEGQKSMDSDFDENKQQRDKKYLDFVAMSMTGMPEHGGPPSEEDFDRHLVSYPDVCANPSLFSSPNLVVRLNGKYYPWTAACPIVMTMIAFQKPLTEDAIEQLMTQTDEGGKPEMPEMPEAAQAGPAGQTKRYWWSWRRPQDVAPNRVSHDLAPSKDEKDGDNAAAVATQTSRPLSPTDNSEPTPSKSDSLAENAENTSALVDNLEELTSATNKSDEPKERYKKSLRLSSAAIKKLNLKEGTNEIEFSVTTAYQGTSRCKCYLYRWKHNDKVVISDIDGTITRSDVLGHILPMVGKDWAQLGVAQLFSKIEQNGYKLLYLSARAIGQSRLTREYLRSIRQGNVKLPDGPLLLNPTSLISAFHREVIEKKPEQFKIACLSDIRDLFPEKEPFYAGYGNRINDVWAYRAVGIPIMRIFTINTKGELKHELTQTFQSSYCSMTYIVDQLFPPVKLDEAATEFSNFNYWRDPIPDLVIPELETALVPPSPNVDKATLRPIPEK, encoded by the exons ATGAACAGCCTGGCGCGCGTCTTTAGCAACTTTCGGGACTTCTACAGCGAGATCAATGCGGCAACCTTGACGGGGGCCATCGATGTGATCGTGGTGGAGCAGAAGGACGGGGAGTTCCAGTGCTCGCCCTTCCATGTGCGCTTCGGCAAGATGGGTGTGCTGCGCAGTCGCGAGAAGGTG GTGGATATCGAAATCAATGGCGCCCCCGTGGACATTCAGATGAAGTTGGGCGACGCCGGCGAAGCCTTCTTTGTGGAGGAATGCCTcgaggatgacgacgatgagCTGCCAGCGAATCTGGCCACATCGCCCATACCCTTGAGCTTCATGAATCTGCGGGAGCACGGCAACGACACCATGGAGGACATCAGCGGTGTGACAGCCGACAA AAACGCTAGCGAGGAGCTGCAGATTCCCTTGCCGCTGCCGCGACGCAACTCCATTGACTTCTCCAAGGAGGAGCCCAAGGAAGCGGCCGCAGATGGCAATCATTTCGAGAATCAGGCCTCTGACTACACGAAGCGCAG GCACACGGACAATACACTGGAGCGGCGCAATCTGAGTGAGAAGCTCAAGGAGTTCACCACACAGAAGATACGTCAGGAGTGGGCGGAGCACGAGGAGCTCTTCCAGGAGAAGAGCGAGAAGAagccagcagaagcagagctGGAAAAAGATAGGCAGCCCGAGGCGGGGGAGGAAGTGgaaaaggagaaggaaaaggaaaaggagcaGCCCAAAGCCGATATTACCGTGTCTTCGGTGGCGGCCAGCGAGGTCGCCAAAGATGTGTCCAAGAGCAAGACCAAGAAGCGGCGCAAGAAGACGCAGATGAAGAAGAATGCACAGCGGAAAAACTCCTCGAGCAGTTCTGTGGGTAGCGCTGCCGGCGGCGACGTCACCACCACCAAGGAGGGCGTGGCGACAGTGGACAACATTGATGAGGGCGATgccaccgcccccgccaccgccgtGGCGATCATCGCCGCCAACAACTCGGCCAACTCCTCATCCAACGACGAGCTTCCCTCAGCCTCACTGCTCACGGCCCACACCGGGATCGACAGCGCGAAGGGCGACGAGCCCAAGGCAATCGCAAACCCAACGGCGAAGCAGCGTCTAGACCTGGATATGTACTTCTTCAGCGATACAGAGATCACTGGGCCATCGGGCGGCGCTACCAACCGTCCCCCCAGCCCCTTTCAGAGCGATAGCGAGCTGGAGACAACGATACGGGCACGGGATCAGCGCCAATTCGACCAGACCGCTGCCAATTGGAATTGGGGCGAACTGCCCGACCAGGCCAAAACGGAGTCGATCAATGAAGCCGATGCACAGCAGGTTGATCGACAATCGATGCTCAGCAACGTGTTTAGCTTCATGAAGAAGGCCAATCGGCTGCGCAAAGAGGTCGGCAACGAGGCGGGAGACATATATCTATCCGACTTGAATGAATCCATGGATCCGGAGATGGCGGCCCTCTATTTTCCCAGTTCCAAGTTGAAGGAGGGCTCGACAGCCACGATCCTGGAGGAAGATCGGGAGAGCGGCAACGGCACCAGCCTGCCACACTCGCCCAGCTCCCTGGAGGAGGGTCAGAAGAGTATGGACTCGGACTTTGATGAAAACAAACAGCAGCGTGACAAAAA ATATTTGGACTTTGTGGCCATGTCCATGACTGGCATGCCAGAGCACGGAGGACCCCCCTCGGAGGAGGACTTTGACCGTCATCTGGTCAGCTACCCGGAC GTATGCGCAAACCCCAGTCTGTTCTCATCGCCAAACCTAGTCGTACGTTTAAATGGCAAATACTACCCCTGGACGGCAGCATGCCCCATTGTAATGACAATGATTGCCTTCCAGAAGCCACTAACCGAA GATGCCATTGAACAGCTCATGACGCAAACTGACGAGGGCGGTAAGCCGGAAATGCCTGAAATGCCCGAAGCTGCCCAGGCCGGGCCTGCGGGTCAAACAAAGCGCTACTGGTGGAGCTGGAGGCGCCCACAGGATGTGGCGCCTAACCGTGTCAGCCACGACTTAGCCCCCAGCAAAGACGAGAAAG ATGGTGATAATGCTGCAGCTGTAGCCACGCAGACATCACGACCACTCTCCCCCACGGACAATAGCGAGCCGACGCCAAGCAAGAGCGACTCTCTAGCAGAGAATGCCGAGAACACCTCGGCGCTGGTCGACAACCTCGAGGAGCTCACTAGCGCCACAAACAAGAGCGATGAACCCAAGGAGCGCTACAAGAAATCCCTGCGCCTTAGCTCGGCAGCCATT AAAAAACTAAACCTTAAAGAGGGCACAAACGAGATCGAGTTCAGCGTGACGACTGCATACCAGGGAACGTCGCGCTGCAAGTGCTACTTGTACCGCTGGAAGCACAACGACAAGGTGGTGATCTCGGACATTGATGGGACCATTACCAGGTCCGATGTGCTGGGCCATATATTACCGATGGTCGGCAAGGACTGGGCACAACTGGGAGTGGCACAGTTGTTCTCGAAGATCGAGCAGAACGGCTATAAGCTGCTTTACCTGTCGGCCCGTGCCATCGGCCAGTCCCGACTGACACGCGAGTATCTGCGCTCGATCAGGCAGGGTAATGTGAAGCTGCCCGATGGGCCGCTGTTGCTGAATCCCACCTCCCTGATATCGGCATTCCATCGCGAGGTTATCGAGAAGAAGCCGGAGCAGTTCAAGATCGCTTGCCTGTCGGACATTCGGGATCTCTTCCCCGAAAAAGAGCCCTTCTACGCCGGCTACGGCAACCGGATCAAT GATGTCTGGGCCTATCGGGCTGTGGGCATTCCTATAATGCGCATCTTCACCATCAACACCAAGGGCGAGCTGAAGCACGAACTGACCCAAACATTCCAATCCTC ATACTGCAGCATGACGTACATTGTGGATCAGCTATTTCCCCCGGTGAAGCTCGACGAGGCCGCCACTGAATTCTCCAACTTCAACTACTGGCGCGACCCCATACCCGACTTGGTTATACCCGAGCTGGAGACGGCGCTGGTACCACCGAGCCCTAACGTTGATAAAGCCACACTGCGACCCATTCCCGAGAAGTAG
- the Lpin gene encoding phosphatidate phosphatase LPIN1 isoform X1 translates to MNSLARVFSNFRDFYSEINAATLTGAIDVIVVEQKDGEFQCSPFHVRFGKMGVLRSREKVVDIEINGAPVDIQMKLGDAGEAFFVEECLEDDDDELPANLATSPIPLSFMNLREHGNDTMEDISGVTADKNASEELQIPLPLPRRNSIDFSKEEPKEAAADGNHFENQASDYTKRRHTDNTLERRNLSEKLKEFTTQKIRQEWAEHEELFQEKSEKKPAEAELEKDRQPEAGEEVEKEKEKEKEQPKADITVSSVAASEVAKDVSKSKTKKRRKKTQMKKNAQRKNSSSSSVGSAAGGDVTTTKEGVATVDNIDEGDATAPATAVAIIAANNSANSSSNDELPSASLLTAHTGIDSAKGDEPKAIANPTAKQRLDLDMYFFSDTEITGPSGGATNRPPSPFQSDSELETTIRARDQRQFDQTAANWNWGELPDQAKTESINEADAQQVDRQSMLSNVFSFMKKANRLRKEVGNEAGDIYLSDLNESMDPEMAALYFPSSKLKEGSTATILEEDRESGNGTSLPHSPSSLEEGQKSMDSDFDENKQQRDKKYLDFVAMSMTGMPEHGGPPSEEDFDRHLVSYPDVCANPSLFSSPNLVVRLNGKYYPWTAACPIVMTMIAFQKPLTEDAIEQLMTQTDEGGKPEMPEMPEAAQAGPAGQTKRYWWSWRRPQDVAPNRVSHDLAPSKDEKDGDNAAAVATQTSRPLSPTDNSEPTPSKSDSLAENAENTSALVDNLEELTSATNKSDEPKERYKKSLRLSSAAIKKLNLKEGTNEIEFSVTTAYQGTSRCKCYLYRWKHNDKVVISDIDGTITRSDVLGHILPMVGKDWAQLGVAQLFSKIEQNGYKLLYLSARAIGQSRLTREYLRSIRQGNVKLPDGPLLLNPTSLISAFHREVIEKKPEQFKIACLSDIRDLFPEKEPFYAGYGNRINDVWAYRAVGIPIMRIFTINTKGELKHELTQTFQSSGYINQSLEVDEYFPLLTHNDEYEYRTDVFDDDELEDELQFSDDYDVDAEPDLSDDDDDDDYDDDFAEQLADDIIIMRSRRVSTKNEVALLPSHGNLTWLDS, encoded by the exons ATGAACAGCCTGGCGCGCGTCTTTAGCAACTTTCGGGACTTCTACAGCGAGATCAATGCGGCAACCTTGACGGGGGCCATCGATGTGATCGTGGTGGAGCAGAAGGACGGGGAGTTCCAGTGCTCGCCCTTCCATGTGCGCTTCGGCAAGATGGGTGTGCTGCGCAGTCGCGAGAAGGTG GTGGATATCGAAATCAATGGCGCCCCCGTGGACATTCAGATGAAGTTGGGCGACGCCGGCGAAGCCTTCTTTGTGGAGGAATGCCTcgaggatgacgacgatgagCTGCCAGCGAATCTGGCCACATCGCCCATACCCTTGAGCTTCATGAATCTGCGGGAGCACGGCAACGACACCATGGAGGACATCAGCGGTGTGACAGCCGACAA AAACGCTAGCGAGGAGCTGCAGATTCCCTTGCCGCTGCCGCGACGCAACTCCATTGACTTCTCCAAGGAGGAGCCCAAGGAAGCGGCCGCAGATGGCAATCATTTCGAGAATCAGGCCTCTGACTACACGAAGCGCAG GCACACGGACAATACACTGGAGCGGCGCAATCTGAGTGAGAAGCTCAAGGAGTTCACCACACAGAAGATACGTCAGGAGTGGGCGGAGCACGAGGAGCTCTTCCAGGAGAAGAGCGAGAAGAagccagcagaagcagagctGGAAAAAGATAGGCAGCCCGAGGCGGGGGAGGAAGTGgaaaaggagaaggaaaaggaaaaggagcaGCCCAAAGCCGATATTACCGTGTCTTCGGTGGCGGCCAGCGAGGTCGCCAAAGATGTGTCCAAGAGCAAGACCAAGAAGCGGCGCAAGAAGACGCAGATGAAGAAGAATGCACAGCGGAAAAACTCCTCGAGCAGTTCTGTGGGTAGCGCTGCCGGCGGCGACGTCACCACCACCAAGGAGGGCGTGGCGACAGTGGACAACATTGATGAGGGCGATgccaccgcccccgccaccgccgtGGCGATCATCGCCGCCAACAACTCGGCCAACTCCTCATCCAACGACGAGCTTCCCTCAGCCTCACTGCTCACGGCCCACACCGGGATCGACAGCGCGAAGGGCGACGAGCCCAAGGCAATCGCAAACCCAACGGCGAAGCAGCGTCTAGACCTGGATATGTACTTCTTCAGCGATACAGAGATCACTGGGCCATCGGGCGGCGCTACCAACCGTCCCCCCAGCCCCTTTCAGAGCGATAGCGAGCTGGAGACAACGATACGGGCACGGGATCAGCGCCAATTCGACCAGACCGCTGCCAATTGGAATTGGGGCGAACTGCCCGACCAGGCCAAAACGGAGTCGATCAATGAAGCCGATGCACAGCAGGTTGATCGACAATCGATGCTCAGCAACGTGTTTAGCTTCATGAAGAAGGCCAATCGGCTGCGCAAAGAGGTCGGCAACGAGGCGGGAGACATATATCTATCCGACTTGAATGAATCCATGGATCCGGAGATGGCGGCCCTCTATTTTCCCAGTTCCAAGTTGAAGGAGGGCTCGACAGCCACGATCCTGGAGGAAGATCGGGAGAGCGGCAACGGCACCAGCCTGCCACACTCGCCCAGCTCCCTGGAGGAGGGTCAGAAGAGTATGGACTCGGACTTTGATGAAAACAAACAGCAGCGTGACAAAAA ATATTTGGACTTTGTGGCCATGTCCATGACTGGCATGCCAGAGCACGGAGGACCCCCCTCGGAGGAGGACTTTGACCGTCATCTGGTCAGCTACCCGGAC GTATGCGCAAACCCCAGTCTGTTCTCATCGCCAAACCTAGTCGTACGTTTAAATGGCAAATACTACCCCTGGACGGCAGCATGCCCCATTGTAATGACAATGATTGCCTTCCAGAAGCCACTAACCGAA GATGCCATTGAACAGCTCATGACGCAAACTGACGAGGGCGGTAAGCCGGAAATGCCTGAAATGCCCGAAGCTGCCCAGGCCGGGCCTGCGGGTCAAACAAAGCGCTACTGGTGGAGCTGGAGGCGCCCACAGGATGTGGCGCCTAACCGTGTCAGCCACGACTTAGCCCCCAGCAAAGACGAGAAAG ATGGTGATAATGCTGCAGCTGTAGCCACGCAGACATCACGACCACTCTCCCCCACGGACAATAGCGAGCCGACGCCAAGCAAGAGCGACTCTCTAGCAGAGAATGCCGAGAACACCTCGGCGCTGGTCGACAACCTCGAGGAGCTCACTAGCGCCACAAACAAGAGCGATGAACCCAAGGAGCGCTACAAGAAATCCCTGCGCCTTAGCTCGGCAGCCATT AAAAAACTAAACCTTAAAGAGGGCACAAACGAGATCGAGTTCAGCGTGACGACTGCATACCAGGGAACGTCGCGCTGCAAGTGCTACTTGTACCGCTGGAAGCACAACGACAAGGTGGTGATCTCGGACATTGATGGGACCATTACCAGGTCCGATGTGCTGGGCCATATATTACCGATGGTCGGCAAGGACTGGGCACAACTGGGAGTGGCACAGTTGTTCTCGAAGATCGAGCAGAACGGCTATAAGCTGCTTTACCTGTCGGCCCGTGCCATCGGCCAGTCCCGACTGACACGCGAGTATCTGCGCTCGATCAGGCAGGGTAATGTGAAGCTGCCCGATGGGCCGCTGTTGCTGAATCCCACCTCCCTGATATCGGCATTCCATCGCGAGGTTATCGAGAAGAAGCCGGAGCAGTTCAAGATCGCTTGCCTGTCGGACATTCGGGATCTCTTCCCCGAAAAAGAGCCCTTCTACGCCGGCTACGGCAACCGGATCAAT GATGTCTGGGCCTATCGGGCTGTGGGCATTCCTATAATGCGCATCTTCACCATCAACACCAAGGGCGAGCTGAAGCACGAACTGACCCAAACATTCCAATCCTC TGGCTACATCAATCAGTCGCTAGAAGTCGACGAGTACTTTCCCCTGCTCACCCACAATGATGAGTACGAGTACCGCACGGATGTGTTCGACGACGACGAGTTGGAGGACGAACTACAGTTTAGCGATGACTACGATGTGGATGCAGAGCCCGATCTGagtgacgatgacgacgatgatgattaCGATGATGATTTTGCCGAGCAGTTGGCAGATGACATCATCATTATGCGAAGCCGCCGTGTGTCGACCAAGAACGAAGTGGCCTTGCTGCCCTCACACGGCAACCTAACGTGGCTGGATTCCTAG
- the Lpin gene encoding phosphatidate phosphatase LPIN3 isoform X4 yields the protein MNSLARVFSNFRDFYSEINAATLTGAIDVIVVEQKDGEFQCSPFHVRFGKMGVLRSREKVVDIEINGAPVDIQMKLGDAGEAFFVEECLEDDDDELPANLATSPIPLSFMNLREHGNDTMEDISGVTADKNASEELQIPLPLPRRNSIDFSKEEPKEAAADGNHFENQASDYTKRRHTDNTLERRNLSEKLKEFTTQKIRQEWAEHEELFQEKSEKKPAEAELEKDRQPEAGEEVEKEKEKEKEQPKADITVSSVAASEVAKDVSKSKTKKRRKKTQMKKNAQRKNSSSSSVGSAAGGDVTTTKEGVATVDNIDEGDATAPATAVAIIAANNSANSSSNDELPSASLLTAHTGIDSAKGDEPKAIANPTAKQRLDLDMYFFSDTEITGPSGGATNRPPSPFQSDSELETTIRARDQRQFDQTAANWNWGELPDQAKTESINEADAQQVDRQSMLSNVFSFMKKANRLRKEVGNEAGDIYLSDLNESMDPEMAALYFPSSKLKEGSTATILEEDRESGNGTSLPHSPSSLEEGQKSMDSDFDENKQQRDKKYLDFVAMSMTGMPEHGGPPSEEDFDRHLVSYPDDAIEQLMTQTDEGGKPEMPEMPEAAQAGPAGQTKRYWWSWRRPQDVAPNRVSHDLAPSKDEKDGDNAAAVATQTSRPLSPTDNSEPTPSKSDSLAENAENTSALVDNLEELTSATNKSDEPKERYKKSLRLSSAAIKKLNLKEGTNEIEFSVTTAYQGTSRCKCYLYRWKHNDKVVISDIDGTITRSDVLGHILPMVGKDWAQLGVAQLFSKIEQNGYKLLYLSARAIGQSRLTREYLRSIRQGNVKLPDGPLLLNPTSLISAFHREVIEKKPEQFKIACLSDIRDLFPEKEPFYAGYGNRINDVWAYRAVGIPIMRIFTINTKGELKHELTQTFQSSYCSMTYIVDQLFPPVKLDEAATEFSNFNYWRDPIPDLVIPELETALVPPSPNVDKATLRPIPEK from the exons ATGAACAGCCTGGCGCGCGTCTTTAGCAACTTTCGGGACTTCTACAGCGAGATCAATGCGGCAACCTTGACGGGGGCCATCGATGTGATCGTGGTGGAGCAGAAGGACGGGGAGTTCCAGTGCTCGCCCTTCCATGTGCGCTTCGGCAAGATGGGTGTGCTGCGCAGTCGCGAGAAGGTG GTGGATATCGAAATCAATGGCGCCCCCGTGGACATTCAGATGAAGTTGGGCGACGCCGGCGAAGCCTTCTTTGTGGAGGAATGCCTcgaggatgacgacgatgagCTGCCAGCGAATCTGGCCACATCGCCCATACCCTTGAGCTTCATGAATCTGCGGGAGCACGGCAACGACACCATGGAGGACATCAGCGGTGTGACAGCCGACAA AAACGCTAGCGAGGAGCTGCAGATTCCCTTGCCGCTGCCGCGACGCAACTCCATTGACTTCTCCAAGGAGGAGCCCAAGGAAGCGGCCGCAGATGGCAATCATTTCGAGAATCAGGCCTCTGACTACACGAAGCGCAG GCACACGGACAATACACTGGAGCGGCGCAATCTGAGTGAGAAGCTCAAGGAGTTCACCACACAGAAGATACGTCAGGAGTGGGCGGAGCACGAGGAGCTCTTCCAGGAGAAGAGCGAGAAGAagccagcagaagcagagctGGAAAAAGATAGGCAGCCCGAGGCGGGGGAGGAAGTGgaaaaggagaaggaaaaggaaaaggagcaGCCCAAAGCCGATATTACCGTGTCTTCGGTGGCGGCCAGCGAGGTCGCCAAAGATGTGTCCAAGAGCAAGACCAAGAAGCGGCGCAAGAAGACGCAGATGAAGAAGAATGCACAGCGGAAAAACTCCTCGAGCAGTTCTGTGGGTAGCGCTGCCGGCGGCGACGTCACCACCACCAAGGAGGGCGTGGCGACAGTGGACAACATTGATGAGGGCGATgccaccgcccccgccaccgccgtGGCGATCATCGCCGCCAACAACTCGGCCAACTCCTCATCCAACGACGAGCTTCCCTCAGCCTCACTGCTCACGGCCCACACCGGGATCGACAGCGCGAAGGGCGACGAGCCCAAGGCAATCGCAAACCCAACGGCGAAGCAGCGTCTAGACCTGGATATGTACTTCTTCAGCGATACAGAGATCACTGGGCCATCGGGCGGCGCTACCAACCGTCCCCCCAGCCCCTTTCAGAGCGATAGCGAGCTGGAGACAACGATACGGGCACGGGATCAGCGCCAATTCGACCAGACCGCTGCCAATTGGAATTGGGGCGAACTGCCCGACCAGGCCAAAACGGAGTCGATCAATGAAGCCGATGCACAGCAGGTTGATCGACAATCGATGCTCAGCAACGTGTTTAGCTTCATGAAGAAGGCCAATCGGCTGCGCAAAGAGGTCGGCAACGAGGCGGGAGACATATATCTATCCGACTTGAATGAATCCATGGATCCGGAGATGGCGGCCCTCTATTTTCCCAGTTCCAAGTTGAAGGAGGGCTCGACAGCCACGATCCTGGAGGAAGATCGGGAGAGCGGCAACGGCACCAGCCTGCCACACTCGCCCAGCTCCCTGGAGGAGGGTCAGAAGAGTATGGACTCGGACTTTGATGAAAACAAACAGCAGCGTGACAAAAA ATATTTGGACTTTGTGGCCATGTCCATGACTGGCATGCCAGAGCACGGAGGACCCCCCTCGGAGGAGGACTTTGACCGTCATCTGGTCAGCTACCCGGAC GATGCCATTGAACAGCTCATGACGCAAACTGACGAGGGCGGTAAGCCGGAAATGCCTGAAATGCCCGAAGCTGCCCAGGCCGGGCCTGCGGGTCAAACAAAGCGCTACTGGTGGAGCTGGAGGCGCCCACAGGATGTGGCGCCTAACCGTGTCAGCCACGACTTAGCCCCCAGCAAAGACGAGAAAG ATGGTGATAATGCTGCAGCTGTAGCCACGCAGACATCACGACCACTCTCCCCCACGGACAATAGCGAGCCGACGCCAAGCAAGAGCGACTCTCTAGCAGAGAATGCCGAGAACACCTCGGCGCTGGTCGACAACCTCGAGGAGCTCACTAGCGCCACAAACAAGAGCGATGAACCCAAGGAGCGCTACAAGAAATCCCTGCGCCTTAGCTCGGCAGCCATT AAAAAACTAAACCTTAAAGAGGGCACAAACGAGATCGAGTTCAGCGTGACGACTGCATACCAGGGAACGTCGCGCTGCAAGTGCTACTTGTACCGCTGGAAGCACAACGACAAGGTGGTGATCTCGGACATTGATGGGACCATTACCAGGTCCGATGTGCTGGGCCATATATTACCGATGGTCGGCAAGGACTGGGCACAACTGGGAGTGGCACAGTTGTTCTCGAAGATCGAGCAGAACGGCTATAAGCTGCTTTACCTGTCGGCCCGTGCCATCGGCCAGTCCCGACTGACACGCGAGTATCTGCGCTCGATCAGGCAGGGTAATGTGAAGCTGCCCGATGGGCCGCTGTTGCTGAATCCCACCTCCCTGATATCGGCATTCCATCGCGAGGTTATCGAGAAGAAGCCGGAGCAGTTCAAGATCGCTTGCCTGTCGGACATTCGGGATCTCTTCCCCGAAAAAGAGCCCTTCTACGCCGGCTACGGCAACCGGATCAAT GATGTCTGGGCCTATCGGGCTGTGGGCATTCCTATAATGCGCATCTTCACCATCAACACCAAGGGCGAGCTGAAGCACGAACTGACCCAAACATTCCAATCCTC ATACTGCAGCATGACGTACATTGTGGATCAGCTATTTCCCCCGGTGAAGCTCGACGAGGCCGCCACTGAATTCTCCAACTTCAACTACTGGCGCGACCCCATACCCGACTTGGTTATACCCGAGCTGGAGACGGCGCTGGTACCACCGAGCCCTAACGTTGATAAAGCCACACTGCGACCCATTCCCGAGAAGTAG